A genomic window from Pseudomonas leptonychotis includes:
- the trpB gene encoding tryptophan synthase subunit beta, with amino-acid sequence MTSFRAGPDANGLFGSFGGQYVAETLMPLIHDLAAEYEKAKLDPEFEKELAYFQRDFVGRPSPLYFAERLTEMCGGAKIYFKREELNHTGAHKINNCIGQVLLAKRMGKKRIIAETGAGMHGVATATVAARFGMECVIFMGSTDIHRQHANVLRMKLMGATVIPVVAGTGTLKDAMNEALRDWVTNVDSTFYMIGTVAGPHPYPAMVRDFQAVIGKETRDQMLAQEGRLPDSLIACIGGGSNAIGLYHPFLDDKDVKIIGVEAAGHGIETGKHAASLNGGVPGVLHGNRTFLLQNDDGQIIDAHSISAGLDYPGIGPEHAWLHEVGRVEYTSVTDHEALEAFHICCRQEGIIPALETAHALAEVFKRAPKLPKDHLMVVNLSGRGDKDMQTIVHHMEQQEKHA; translated from the coding sequence ATGACTTCCTTCCGCGCTGGCCCTGATGCCAACGGCCTGTTCGGCTCGTTCGGTGGCCAATACGTTGCCGAAACCCTGATGCCGCTGATCCACGACTTGGCCGCCGAATACGAGAAGGCCAAGCTCGACCCCGAGTTTGAGAAGGAGCTGGCTTACTTCCAGCGTGATTTCGTTGGTCGTCCCAGCCCGCTGTATTTCGCTGAGCGGCTGACCGAGATGTGCGGCGGCGCGAAAATCTACTTCAAGCGTGAAGAGCTGAATCACACCGGCGCGCACAAGATCAACAACTGCATCGGCCAGGTGTTGCTGGCCAAGCGCATGGGCAAGAAACGCATCATTGCCGAGACGGGCGCGGGCATGCACGGCGTGGCTACCGCCACCGTGGCGGCGCGCTTCGGCATGGAATGCGTGATCTTTATGGGCAGCACCGATATCCATCGCCAGCATGCCAACGTGCTCCGTATGAAGCTGATGGGCGCCACCGTGATTCCGGTAGTCGCCGGCACCGGCACGCTCAAGGATGCGATGAACGAAGCCCTGCGCGACTGGGTGACTAACGTCGACAGCACGTTCTACATGATCGGCACCGTGGCCGGTCCACACCCGTACCCGGCGATGGTGCGCGACTTCCAGGCCGTCATCGGCAAGGAAACCCGCGATCAGATGCTGGCCCAGGAAGGCCGCCTGCCCGACAGCCTGATTGCCTGCATCGGCGGTGGCTCGAATGCCATCGGCCTGTATCACCCCTTCCTTGACGACAAGGACGTGAAGATCATTGGCGTTGAAGCTGCCGGCCATGGCATCGAAACCGGCAAGCATGCGGCCAGCCTGAATGGCGGCGTGCCGGGCGTGCTGCACGGTAACCGCACCTTCTTGCTGCAGAACGACGACGGCCAGATCATCGACGCCCACTCGATCTCCGCCGGCCTCGATTACCCGGGCATCGGCCCAGAGCATGCCTGGTTGCATGAGGTTGGCCGCGTCGAGTACACCTCAGTGACTGATCACGAAGCCTTGGAAGCCTTCCATATTTGCTGCCGCCAGGAGGGCATTATCCCGGCCCTGGAAACCGCCCACGCATTGGCTGAAGTGTTCAAACGCGCGCCCAAACTGCCCAAGGATCATCTGATGGTGGTCAACCTGTCCGGGCGTGGCGACAAAGACATGCAAACCATCGTGCACCACATGGAACAACAGGAGAAGCACGCATGA
- a CDS encoding TIGR00153 family protein → MPVNPFASLFGRSPIGPMQKHFAKAHECAANLVPFFEAVMVEDWAKVEQVQQEMANLEGEADKLKKSVRLHLPKSLFLPVPRSDLLELLSVQDKVANRAKDIAGLMLGRQMAIPQGLQTLMRAFVQRTVDASAQALKAMNELDELLETGFGGREAALVESMVMELEQIERDTDKMQIEVRRTLFKLEKDLPPVDVMFLYQIIEWIGDVADRAERVGNRLEQLLAR, encoded by the coding sequence ATGCCAGTCAATCCATTTGCCAGTCTGTTTGGCCGCTCACCGATTGGGCCGATGCAAAAGCACTTTGCCAAAGCCCACGAATGCGCAGCGAACCTGGTGCCTTTTTTCGAAGCCGTGATGGTGGAAGATTGGGCCAAGGTAGAACAGGTACAACAGGAAATGGCCAACCTCGAAGGTGAGGCCGACAAGCTCAAGAAAAGTGTGCGCCTGCACCTGCCCAAGAGTCTGTTCTTGCCCGTACCGCGCTCGGATTTGCTAGAGCTGTTGAGTGTACAGGACAAAGTCGCCAATCGCGCCAAGGACATCGCCGGCCTTATGCTAGGTCGGCAAATGGCGATTCCGCAGGGCCTGCAAACACTGATGCGCGCGTTTGTGCAACGCACGGTGGATGCCAGCGCCCAGGCGTTGAAAGCCATGAACGAACTGGATGAGCTACTGGAAACCGGCTTTGGTGGCCGTGAAGCGGCACTGGTCGAATCCATGGTCATGGAATTGGAGCAAATCGAGCGCGACACCGACAAGATGCAAATCGAAGTTCGGCGCACGCTGTTCAAGCTGGAAAAGGATCTCCCGCCTGTCGATGTGATGTTTCTCTATCAGATCATCGAATGGATCGGCGACGTAGCCGATCGTGCCGAACGTGTCGGCAACCGACTGGAACAACTGCTGGCGCGCTAA
- the argA gene encoding amino-acid N-acetyltransferase: protein MHDHVNWLRHASPYINAHRDCTFVVMLPGEGVAHPNFGNIVHDLVLLHSLGVRLVLVHGSRPQIEARLATNGLTPRYHRDLRITDSPALECVIDAVGHLRIAIEARLSMDMARSPMQGSRLRITSGNFVTARPIGVVDGVDYHHTGEVRRIDRKGINRQLDERSIVLLSPLGYSPTGEIFNLACEDVATRAAIDLDADKLLLFGAECGLLDESGKLVRELRPQQVPAHLQRLGSSYQAELLDAAAEACKAGVRRSHIVSYTEDGALLSELFTRTGNGTLVAQEQFESLREATIEDVGGLMELITPLEDQGILVRRSREVLEREIEQFSIVEREGLIIACAALYQIADSDFGELACLAVNPAYRHGGRGDELLERIEERARAQGLKTLFVLTTRTAHWFRERGFELSSVDRLPAARASLYNFQRNSQVFEKTL, encoded by the coding sequence ATGCACGACCACGTCAACTGGCTTCGCCACGCTTCGCCCTATATCAACGCCCACCGCGACTGCACCTTTGTGGTGATGTTGCCGGGCGAGGGCGTTGCCCACCCGAATTTCGGCAATATCGTTCACGACCTGGTGCTGCTGCACAGCCTCGGCGTACGCCTGGTGCTGGTGCACGGTTCACGCCCGCAAATCGAAGCACGCCTGGCGACAAACGGCCTGACGCCGCGTTATCACCGCGACCTGCGGATCACCGACAGCCCCGCCCTGGAGTGTGTGATCGACGCTGTCGGCCACCTGCGCATCGCCATCGAAGCACGCCTGTCGATGGACATGGCGCGCTCACCGATGCAGGGCTCACGCCTGCGCATCACCAGCGGCAACTTTGTCACCGCACGACCGATTGGCGTGGTGGATGGCGTCGACTACCACCACACCGGCGAAGTGCGGCGTATCGACCGCAAAGGCATTAATCGTCAGCTGGATGAGCGCAGCATCGTGCTGCTGTCGCCGCTGGGTTACTCGCCCACCGGAGAGATTTTCAACCTGGCCTGCGAAGACGTCGCTACCCGTGCGGCGATTGATCTGGATGCCGACAAGCTGCTGCTGTTTGGCGCCGAATGTGGCCTGCTCGATGAGAGCGGCAAACTGGTCCGTGAGCTGCGCCCACAACAGGTACCGGCGCACCTGCAACGTTTGGGCAGCAGCTACCAGGCAGAATTGCTCGATGCCGCGGCCGAGGCCTGCAAAGCCGGGGTGCGGCGCAGCCATATCGTCAGCTATACCGAGGACGGTGCGTTGCTCAGCGAGCTCTTCACCCGCACAGGTAACGGCACCTTGGTGGCACAGGAGCAATTCGAATCGCTGCGCGAAGCAACCATCGAAGATGTCGGTGGGCTGATGGAATTGATCACCCCGCTGGAAGACCAGGGCATTCTGGTACGCCGTTCACGGGAGGTGCTGGAGCGCGAGATCGAGCAATTCAGCATCGTCGAACGTGAAGGCCTGATCATTGCCTGCGCCGCGCTGTACCAGATTGCCGATTCTGATTTTGGTGAGCTAGCGTGCCTGGCCGTCAACCCCGCCTATCGCCATGGTGGCCGTGGTGACGAACTGCTTGAGCGCATTGAAGAGCGTGCCCGCGCCCAAGGACTAAAAACCCTGTTCGTGCTCACCACGCGCACCGCTCACTGGTTCCGCGAACGCGGCTTCGAACTCAGCAGCGTCGACCGCCTACCCGCGGCCCGCGCCTCGCTGTACAACTTCCAACGCAATTCGCAGGTGTTTGAAAAGACGCTTTGA
- a CDS encoding inorganic phosphate transporter: MSLIADYGLVLLLLACLFGFFMAWGVGANDVANAMGTSVGSRALTIKQAILIAMVFEFAGAYLAGGEVTETIKGGIVNADMVPPELMVLGMMSALLAAGTWLLVASTRGWPVSTTHSIVGAVIGFAAVGVSMDAVNWAGVGPIVASWVVSPVLSGIVAFGLFVSVQKLIIDTDNPFLNAKRFVPLYMFATGFMISIMTLTKGLKHIGLNLSGSEGFMLSLGVGAVVMLLGVALLSRIKVDAEADKDFHYASVEKVFAVLMIFTACSMAFAHGSNDVANAVGPLAAIVGVIQSGGEAVGAKTALPAWVLLLGAIGIVIGLATYGYKVIATIGKQITELTPSRGFAAELATATTVVGASAIGLPVSTTHTLVGAVLGVGLARGIGALNLGVIGRIFMSWLITLPVGAALSIIFFYVLQGIFL; the protein is encoded by the coding sequence ATGTCTCTGATTGCGGACTACGGCCTCGTATTACTGCTGCTCGCCTGTCTCTTTGGCTTTTTCATGGCCTGGGGTGTGGGTGCAAATGACGTGGCCAACGCCATGGGCACATCTGTGGGCTCGCGCGCACTGACCATCAAACAGGCGATTTTGATCGCCATGGTGTTTGAATTTGCCGGGGCCTATCTGGCCGGCGGCGAAGTAACTGAGACCATCAAAGGCGGCATCGTCAATGCCGACATGGTTCCGCCTGAACTGATGGTACTGGGCATGATGTCCGCGCTGCTGGCAGCCGGTACCTGGTTGCTGGTGGCATCCACCCGCGGCTGGCCAGTGTCTACCACCCACTCCATTGTCGGCGCGGTAATTGGTTTTGCCGCCGTGGGCGTGTCCATGGACGCGGTCAACTGGGCCGGCGTGGGTCCGATTGTGGCCAGCTGGGTGGTGTCTCCCGTGCTCTCTGGCATCGTCGCCTTCGGCCTGTTCGTTAGTGTGCAGAAGCTGATCATCGACACCGACAATCCGTTCCTCAACGCCAAACGTTTTGTACCGCTGTATATGTTCGCCACCGGCTTTATGATCAGCATCATGACCCTGACCAAAGGTCTTAAGCATATTGGCCTTAACCTCTCCGGCAGCGAAGGCTTTATGCTCTCACTGGGTGTCGGCGCCGTAGTAATGCTGCTGGGTGTTGCTCTGCTGAGCCGGATCAAGGTCGACGCCGAAGCGGACAAAGACTTCCACTACGCCAGCGTGGAGAAGGTGTTTGCCGTCCTGATGATCTTCACCGCGTGCTCGATGGCCTTTGCCCATGGCTCCAACGATGTGGCCAACGCAGTCGGCCCACTGGCGGCGATTGTCGGGGTCATCCAGTCCGGCGGTGAAGCGGTCGGTGCCAAAACTGCGTTGCCTGCCTGGGTCCTGCTGCTGGGTGCCATCGGTATCGTTATCGGCCTGGCTACTTACGGCTATAAAGTGATCGCCACCATCGGCAAGCAAATCACCGAGCTGACCCCAAGCCGCGGCTTCGCTGCGGAGCTGGCCACCGCCACCACCGTGGTAGGTGCATCGGCCATCGGCCTGCCTGTATCCACCACTCACACCCTGGTGGGTGCAGTACTCGGCGTGGGCCTGGCCCGTGGTATCGGCGCATTGAACCTCGGCGTGATTGGTCGAATTTTCATGTCCTGGCTGATCACCCTGCCGGTGGGCGCAGCCCTGTCGATCATATTCTTCTACGTCCTACAGGGCATCTTCCTCTAA
- the trpA gene encoding tryptophan synthase subunit alpha, translated as MSRLQSRFAELKQQNRAALVTFVTAGDPNYDASLAILKGLPAAGADVIELGMPFTDPMADGPAIQLANIRALDGGQDLAKTLQMVREFREGEQVTPLVLMGYFNPIHKYGVARFIAEAKESGVDGLIVVDLPPEHNVDLCDPAQAAGLDFIRLTTPTTDDKRLPKVLNGSSGFVYYVSVAGVTGAGSATLDHVEQAVTRLRRHTDLPLCIGFGIRTPEHAATIARLAEGVVVGSALIDQIANASSNEQAVEGVLSLCAALAEGVRGARG; from the coding sequence ATGAGCCGCCTACAGAGCCGCTTTGCCGAGCTGAAACAACAGAACCGCGCCGCGCTGGTGACCTTTGTCACTGCTGGTGATCCGAACTACGACGCCTCCCTGGCCATTCTCAAGGGGCTGCCGGCAGCTGGCGCCGATGTGATCGAGCTGGGCATGCCCTTCACCGACCCAATGGCCGACGGCCCGGCGATCCAGCTGGCAAACATCCGCGCCCTAGACGGTGGCCAGGACCTGGCGAAAACCCTGCAGATGGTTCGTGAGTTCCGTGAAGGCGAGCAGGTCACGCCGCTGGTGTTGATGGGCTATTTCAACCCCATTCACAAATACGGCGTGGCGCGCTTTATTGCCGAGGCCAAGGAATCGGGTGTCGACGGCCTTATCGTCGTCGACCTGCCGCCAGAGCATAACGTCGACCTGTGCGATCCGGCCCAGGCTGCCGGCCTCGACTTTATCCGCCTGACCACCCCGACCACCGACGACAAGCGCTTGCCCAAGGTACTCAACGGCAGTTCTGGCTTCGTTTACTACGTCTCGGTAGCCGGCGTGACCGGTGCCGGCTCGGCCACCTTGGATCACGTCGAGCAGGCTGTTACTCGTTTGCGTCGTCACACTGATCTGCCGCTGTGCATCGGCTTCGGTATCCGCACCCCGGAACACGCTGCAACCATCGCCCGCTTGGCTGAAGGCGTAGTGGTTGGCTCGGCGCTGATCGACCAGATCGCCAATGCCAGCAGTAACGAGCAGGCGGTGGAGGGCGTGCTGAGCCTGTGTGCAGCGCTGGCTGAAGGCGTGCGCGGCGCGCGTGGTTAA
- a CDS encoding inorganic triphosphatase has product MNKETEIKLRVSRETLAALREHPLLKKRNKTGWARHELLNQYFDTPARDLAAAKVALRVRRDGEHFIQTLKTRGQSVAGLSERNEWDWPLTKAKLDIKKLSSECWPASLAELDKKQLVPIFTTDFVREKADIAWGRGKAKVVIEAALDLGKVVAGEGEEEICELELELREGDPAALLELAAELAADLALMPCDISKAERGYRLFDAASYSLSMPAPTVSAESSLDDSVASLAWHLLGSSQRLAEQYRFNGHWRLLVEWLEQLVGLRALLGSLGQAAPRASSHALRELLDALLLEWRPRLQAGQLDEQARKSAPAQFAAELDATRWGLFSLSASRWLLTRSWTLERNNRGNRQGAAPLGNWLPTLITEEGAALQLRRYLQQPEDLAEQLPRIERLLVWLHLAREVLEVPEVDRLYGELNKLAELASQVIEPEVLEARKAQLLAVGSLKAWRQLVK; this is encoded by the coding sequence ATGAACAAAGAAACCGAAATCAAGTTGCGTGTAAGCCGCGAGACCCTGGCCGCTCTGCGTGAGCATCCGCTGCTGAAGAAGCGCAACAAGACCGGCTGGGCCCGCCATGAGCTGCTCAACCAGTACTTCGACACACCAGCGCGCGACCTGGCCGCTGCCAAGGTCGCGCTGCGCGTGCGCCGTGATGGCGAGCATTTTATCCAGACCCTGAAAACGCGCGGCCAGAGCGTTGCAGGTCTGTCTGAGCGTAACGAGTGGGACTGGCCGTTGACCAAGGCCAAGCTGGACATCAAAAAGCTTTCCAGCGAATGCTGGCCCGCCAGTCTGGCCGAGCTGGACAAAAAACAGTTGGTGCCGATTTTCACTACTGACTTTGTCCGCGAGAAGGCTGATATCGCCTGGGGCCGTGGCAAGGCCAAAGTGGTCATCGAAGCCGCTCTGGATTTGGGCAAAGTGGTGGCGGGCGAAGGCGAAGAAGAAATCTGCGAGCTGGAGCTTGAACTGCGTGAGGGCGATCCTGCCGCTCTGCTGGAGCTGGCCGCCGAGCTGGCAGCTGACCTGGCGCTAATGCCTTGCGATATCAGTAAGGCCGAGCGCGGTTATCGCTTGTTTGATGCGGCGAGCTACAGCCTTAGCATGCCGGCGCCTACGGTGAGCGCTGAAAGCAGCCTCGATGACAGCGTAGCGTCACTGGCCTGGCACTTGCTCGGCAGCAGCCAGCGCTTGGCCGAGCAGTACCGTTTCAATGGCCATTGGCGTTTGTTGGTTGAGTGGTTGGAGCAGCTGGTTGGGCTCCGCGCTCTGCTCGGCAGCCTCGGCCAGGCGGCGCCACGGGCTAGCAGCCACGCCCTGCGTGAGTTGCTGGACGCCCTTCTGTTGGAGTGGCGGCCACGCCTGCAGGCCGGGCAGCTGGATGAGCAGGCGCGTAAGAGTGCGCCAGCGCAGTTCGCTGCCGAGCTTGACGCCACTCGCTGGGGGCTCTTTTCGTTGAGCGCTTCGCGCTGGTTGTTAACGCGCAGCTGGACGCTGGAGCGCAACAACCGGGGCAATCGCCAGGGCGCTGCGCCGTTGGGCAACTGGTTGCCGACCCTGATTACCGAGGAAGGTGCGGCTTTGCAGTTGCGCCGTTATCTGCAGCAGCCGGAGGACTTGGCCGAACAGCTGCCGCGTATCGAGCGTTTGCTGGTTTGGCTGCACCTGGCCCGCGAGGTGCTGGAGGTGCCTGAGGTCGACCGTTTGTACGGTGAGCTGAATAAACTGGCCGAACTGGCAAGCCAGGTCATCGAGCCTGAAGTGCTAGAGGCGCGCAAGGCGCAGCTGTTGGCGGTGGGTTCGCTGAAGGCCTGGCGTCAGCTGGTCAAGTAA
- a CDS encoding TetR/AcrR family transcriptional regulator — MSRPLVARKPRASSQSRIAGILAAARELLAEQGVASLSIYSVAERAQIPPSSVYHFFASVPALLEALTADIHAAFCACLQEPIEHDSLRDWRDLSRLVEQRMLDIYAADAAARQLILAQHGLAEVTQADRQHDIELGQAMQVLFDRHFPLPQLPEDVDVFALAMELGDRVYARSVQLHGEITPRMAEEGMRVFDAYLSLYLPPHLPKRAL; from the coding sequence ATGTCACGCCCACTTGTTGCTCGTAAACCCCGCGCCAGTAGTCAGAGCCGTATTGCCGGGATTCTTGCCGCCGCTCGCGAGTTGTTGGCCGAGCAGGGCGTTGCCAGCTTGTCGATCTACAGCGTGGCCGAGCGCGCGCAGATCCCGCCATCTTCGGTGTATCACTTCTTCGCCAGCGTGCCGGCGTTGCTCGAAGCGTTGACGGCGGATATTCACGCTGCCTTCTGCGCCTGTTTGCAGGAACCGATCGAGCATGACTCGCTACGCGATTGGCGCGACCTGTCGCGGCTGGTCGAGCAGCGCATGTTGGATATCTACGCCGCCGATGCCGCTGCGCGCCAGCTGATTCTGGCCCAACACGGTCTGGCTGAAGTGACTCAGGCCGATCGCCAGCACGACATTGAGTTGGGGCAGGCCATGCAGGTGTTGTTCGACCGTCACTTTCCCCTGCCGCAGTTGCCGGAGGATGTGGATGTGTTCGCTTTGGCGATGGAGCTGGGTGATCGGGTGTACGCGCGTTCTGTGCAGTTGCACGGCGAAATCACCCCGCGCATGGCCGAGGAAGGCATGCGCGTGTTTGATGCTTATCTCAGTCTTTATCTGCCACCCCATCTACCAAAAAGGGCGCTATAA
- a CDS encoding extracellular solute-binding protein, with protein sequence MPRLFASLLLALTPLLASAEEVIRVYNWNDYIAPQVLQDFQAQTGIRVDYHTYSTADELDTLLASGEAIDVAVPSHDALPAMINNGTLQPLDFSLLPNRKHLDKQLLSTLVALDPANRHAVPYLWGAVGLAINTPQAEAAFGGPLPNSWSLLFDAEQSSRLASCGISVLDAPDETLTLLLNYQGRSLARSAPSRIERSSRVLDGLRPNLRYVDSERYIDDLNQGKLCVAMAWVGDALAAADAGQPVRFLVPDEGSILFIDNLVIPSSAKRADLAHRFIDYLMQPKVAALITAETLYPSGNADSRAFLDEALRNQPDLYPDRDTKRRLHPLETLPEKHSATRDAVWTRFRDGS encoded by the coding sequence ATGCCTCGCCTGTTTGCCTCACTGCTGCTTGCCCTGACGCCGCTGCTGGCCAGCGCCGAAGAGGTGATTCGCGTCTACAACTGGAACGACTACATCGCCCCACAAGTGTTGCAGGATTTCCAAGCGCAAACGGGCATCCGCGTCGACTACCACACCTACAGCACCGCCGATGAACTGGACACCTTACTCGCCAGCGGCGAGGCCATTGATGTCGCCGTTCCCTCACATGACGCGCTGCCGGCGATGATTAACAACGGCACCTTACAGCCGCTGGATTTCAGCCTGCTGCCCAATCGCAAGCACCTCGACAAACAGCTGCTCAGCACCCTGGTCGCTCTCGACCCCGCCAATCGCCATGCCGTGCCTTATCTGTGGGGCGCGGTGGGCTTGGCGATTAACACGCCGCAAGCCGAAGCCGCCTTTGGTGGTCCACTGCCCAATAGCTGGAGCCTGCTGTTCGATGCAGAGCAAAGCTCGCGCTTGGCCAGTTGTGGCATCAGCGTACTGGATGCCCCCGATGAAACCCTGACCTTGCTGCTCAATTACCAGGGTCGCAGCCTGGCGCGCAGTGCACCGAGCCGCATCGAACGCTCCAGCCGTGTACTGGATGGCCTACGGCCGAACCTGCGCTATGTCGACAGCGAGCGTTATATCGACGACCTCAACCAGGGCAAGCTGTGCGTGGCCATGGCCTGGGTCGGCGATGCGTTAGCCGCCGCCGATGCCGGTCAACCGGTGCGTTTTCTGGTGCCCGATGAGGGCTCGATTCTGTTTATCGACAACTTGGTAATTCCCAGCAGCGCCAAACGCGCCGACCTGGCGCACCGCTTTATCGATTACCTGATGCAGCCCAAGGTGGCCGCATTGATCACTGCCGAAACCCTCTACCCCAGCGGCAATGCCGATTCACGCGCGTTTCTCGACGAGGCCCTACGCAATCAGCCAGACCTCTACCCGGACCGCGACACCAAACGCCGCCTGCACCCGCTGGAAACTCTGCCGGAAAAGCACAGTGCTACCCGCGACGCCGTGTGGACACGTTTTCGTGATGGTAGTTGA
- the argE gene encoding acetylornithine deacetylase — translation MPLPAFKDQFAALIAAPSVSCTQAHWDQSNRPVIDLLSSWLSDLGFACDVQQVAPGKFNLLASYGNGPGGLVLAGHSDTVPFDAALWQTDPLKLTEVDGRWVGLGSCDMKGFFALIIEAVQPLLTQPFKQPLLILATCDEESSMSGARALAEAGRPLGRAAVIGEPTGLKPIRLHKGIMMERIDILGQSGHSSDPSLGHSALEAMQDVMLELRDLRAQWQRDFNNPQFSMPLPTLNFGCIHGGDNPNRICGQCSLEFDLRPLPGMQPEALRAAIRQKLQPLAEQHQVKIDYAPLFPSVPPFEQNADAELVRVAERLTGHTATSVAFATEAPYLQQLGCETLVLGPGDIDCAHQPGEYLDMSRLEPTVQLLRKLIGHYCLHPATDLSGGTNA, via the coding sequence ATGCCACTGCCTGCCTTCAAAGACCAATTCGCCGCCCTGATCGCCGCCCCATCGGTGAGCTGCACCCAGGCGCATTGGGACCAGTCCAACCGACCCGTTATTGACCTGCTTTCAAGCTGGCTCAGTGACCTCGGCTTCGCCTGTGACGTGCAGCAAGTCGCCCCCGGCAAATTCAACCTGCTGGCCAGCTATGGCAACGGCCCTGGCGGCCTGGTGCTGGCTGGGCACAGCGACACGGTGCCGTTCGACGCCGCGCTGTGGCAGACCGACCCGCTCAAACTCACCGAAGTCGACGGCCGTTGGGTGGGCCTCGGCAGTTGCGATATGAAGGGATTTTTCGCCCTGATCATCGAAGCCGTACAGCCGCTACTGACGCAGCCGTTTAAACAGCCTCTGCTAATTCTCGCCACCTGCGATGAAGAAAGCTCGATGTCCGGCGCCCGCGCCTTGGCCGAGGCAGGGCGGCCCCTTGGCCGCGCGGCGGTGATTGGTGAGCCGACGGGTTTGAAGCCGATCCGCCTGCACAAAGGCATCATGATGGAGCGTATCGACATCCTCGGGCAGAGCGGCCATTCATCCGACCCCAGCCTCGGTCACAGCGCCTTGGAGGCCATGCAGGATGTAATGCTAGAGCTGCGCGACCTACGCGCCCAATGGCAACGCGACTTCAACAACCCACAATTCAGCATGCCGCTGCCAACGCTGAATTTCGGCTGCATCCATGGCGGCGACAACCCCAACCGCATCTGCGGCCAGTGCTCGCTGGAGTTCGACCTGCGCCCGCTGCCGGGCATGCAACCAGAGGCGCTGCGCGCAGCGATTCGGCAAAAGCTGCAACCCCTGGCTGAGCAACACCAGGTCAAAATCGACTACGCACCGCTGTTCCCCAGCGTGCCGCCTTTCGAGCAAAATGCCGACGCCGAGCTGGTGCGGGTCGCCGAACGCCTGACTGGACACACGGCTACTTCAGTGGCATTTGCCACCGAAGCGCCTTATCTTCAGCAGCTTGGCTGCGAAACCCTGGTACTCGGCCCCGGTGATATCGACTGCGCTCACCAACCGGGGGAATACCTCGACATGTCACGTTTAGAGCCGACCGTGCAGCTACTGCGCAAACTGATTGGGCATTATTGCCTACACCCCGCCACTGACTTATCTGGAGGAACGAACGCGTGA